The following proteins are co-located in the Vidua macroura isolate BioBank_ID:100142 chromosome 1, ASM2450914v1, whole genome shotgun sequence genome:
- the LOC128805702 gene encoding translation initiation factor IF-2-like, whose translation MPEGAPCPSPRPHAECHGGVARPGEAPARRCRHAPSATELERSGAGGGTGPAAGTSRGAPGPAPGTALSNRCHPSQIPRRGLRRRCCLYRVFTLRPLSCVSLPAAPACRGPTETPDPGERLRTGVPARPLRVPREREGPRKEEPVRSRQAGSMRPGMRHGTRGGSAEPLLPDVGQRRASEIASAVRRRNSMRVMPNPDAGVKGSGTESTLLTHRVLQLALRMEQERLFRNNTLDKSTAGLGAASIDSSIPIPGSVQDGVGWGPEQHDLVGGTLPMAGGLELGDL comes from the exons ATGCCGGAGGGCgccccgtgcccgtccccacGCCCACACGCGGAGTGTCACGGAGGGGTCGCCAGGCCTGGAGAAGCGCCCGCGAGGCGCTGCCGTCACGCCCCCTCCGCCACGGAGCTGGAGCGGAGCGGCGCAGGGGGTGGGACGGGACCGGCGGCGGGCACCTCCCGCGGAGCGCCGGGCCCCGCACCGGGCACGGCGCTGAGTAACCGCTGCCACCCGTCCCAAATTCCCCGGCGCGGATTGAGGCGGAGGTGTTGCCTTTATCGGGTTTTTACCCTCCGACCTCTCTCCTGCGTTTCGCTACCTGCTGCTCCCGCATGCCGCGGTCCCACCGAGACGCCTGATCCCGGGGAGAGGCTGCGAACGGGGGTCCCGGCCCGTCCCCTCCGGGTCCCCAGAGAGCGGGAGGGGCCGCGGAAGGAAGAACCGGTGCGCAGCCGGCAGGCAG GCTCCATGAGGCCAGGGATGCGTCACGGGACGCGAGGTGGCAGCGCTGAGCCTCTTCTGCCAGACGTGGGACAACGCAGAGCCAGCGAGATcgcg TCAGCTGTACGCCGCCGGAACAGCATGCGAGTGATGCCAAATCCCGATGCGGGGGTTAAGGGCAGTGGCACTGAGAGCACCCTTCTCACACACCGGGTCCTGCAGCTTGCCTTGCGCATGGAGCAAGAGAGATTGTTCAGGAACAATACGCTGGACAAATCTACTGCAGGACTGGGCGCCGCAAGCATTGATTCCAGCATTCCTatccctggaagcgttcaagACGGGGTTGGATGGGGCCCGGAGCAACATGATCTAGTGGGTGGTACCCTGCCCATGGCCGGAGGTTTGGagctaggtgatctttaa